ACGACAATCAGTTCCTCGGAGTCGTCGGGGTAATCGATAAGGCTCGTGGCGAATCCGTCGAAGTAATGAGCGCATTGCGAGCGGCAGGGGTCAAGAAGATGATCATGATCTCTGGTGACAGTCAACAAGTTGCCGATGCCGTGGGCCGTGAAGTTGGTGTCGACCAAGTGATCGGCGGCCTACTTCCCGAAGACAAAGTCACGGAAATAAGCGAGCTGACACACGATTACGCCCCGATCGCTATGGTCGGAGACGGCGTCAATGATGCTCCAGCGATGGCAAAAGCTGATGTTGCGATAGCGATGGGAGCCGCCGGTTCAGCCGTTGCCTTGGAAACCTGCGACATTGCGCTAATGAGTGACGATTTGGGAAGAGTCCCATTTGCGGTTCGTCTCAGCCGTGCCACTAGCCGAATCATCGCAGAGAACCTGATTGTCAGCCTCCTGGTCGTTGTCTTCCTTATCGTCATGACTTTCTTCGGACTGAACATCGGACTCGTCGTTCTCATTCACGAAGGCTCAACGTTGGTGGTCGTCTCCAACGCCCTTCGCTTGCTCAACTTTGAGCGCGGCAAAGAACACTACGGGATCACCCATGAAGAAAACCCCCTTTACACAAATGCAGCCAAGGAATAGGCGTCGCGCAAAACTGGCTCTTCCGGTGGGGTCATGGGGGCAGAAGTCATTCCGGTGGAAGCCAGGGCCGGGTTGGCGCAGGCTGAAGTTAGGCGCGTTGCTCGGCCTACCCCGTGAAAACCCAGGACTGAGATTTCGTCGGGTTTCGCTGTTTTGGTGCGCTTTCACGAATCACTTACGGCTAAGTAGGGGTCTCTCTTGAGCTGGCTGCGGTGCTCTAGAAATCAGCTGTTCCGATGGTGCCATTACGAATGGCTTCGATGATCGAGCTGTGCTGTTGAACGGGATCGGTGTAGAAGCAAAAGGCGTTACCATCAACATCAGCAAGCACCGTGAACTGTCCGGTTGCTTCGTCCCCGAAAGGACCACGTTTGATGGTCGCACCCAGAGACAGTGCGCGCTTCGTCTCTGTTGGCAGATCTTCCACGAGCATGTCAAAGTGAACCCGAGAGCCTTTCTCTAGGCCAGGCAGGACCTCGGTAGCAACCGGCTTTATGCTGATGCAAATGGGGTTGGCGACTACTTGTCCCCACCCAGAAACCGGGTCGATTCCAGACGGTGCGTCGAGCAATGACGACCAGAAATCCACCATCGGGGCAACCCTAACGGACTCAAGAATGATACTTTTTACAGTTACGGTAGCCATAGTCGTCTTCGCACCTCGCCGTTTGAGTAGAGACGATCCTGTCGTGGATCTCGCCGCAGCTATTTTACTCAGTTATTAGTGTTCTGATCGTCTCGATTACCCCCGGACGCGGCGAGGTTTGCAGTTCGACGGCTGACACCTCAGCATCCTTGGCAGCGCCAACAGTAACTGCACCATCACACCCGATCGATCTCCCAAAATCTCGCCGTTATCCCACCCAACCGCCCTTCTCCTCTGTGAAACTTAGGGCTGATTTTCCGTAGTCGCCGATGGGAGCCACTAGCGCCTCACCGTCGACACGAAGCGGTACTGGCACCGCATTCAGCGCTTTCCCGTGGCTGGTAGTTCGCCAGTACTGGACGGCAGGAGTTTGAACTGCGCGATGATCTTCTCTTCTCATAGTCAGGAGTGTGTGAGCGGCTCCAAGCAGACTGGCGCGAATGATTCCTGTTGATCCCCCTCGTAATAGTCTGACGATGCTAGCTGCCATACGGTATCCGGTTGCGTGATCCAATGCTTGGGCTGGCAACGCTCCAGGATTCCCCTCAGCGTCACGGTAAAAGTCCGCGATTCCACACGCTGCCTGGACAATCGAGTCAAATCCTCGACGTTCAGCCCAGGGCCCACGCTCACCCCAAGCCGACAGGCTGGCAACCACAAGGCCAGGATTCTTACTCAGAAGCGATTGTGGATCCAAGCCGAACTTGATCAGTGAACCGGGCCTATACCCGACCACGACCACATCCGCCTGTCTGACCAACTCATCGATAACGATGCGCTCACGGTTGAAATCTGCCAGCGCCGACCTTTTCCCCATCCCGTTCGACAGGTACTGCTCAAGGATCTCTGGACGCCCGGGGGCGTCAACCCGCAACACAGTCGCCCCCAAACACCCCAAAACCTGCGTACATGTGGGACCGGCGATCACGCGGGAGAGATCAAGAACTTTGATGCCCTCAAGATAGCCCGCTCCTAGGGGACGCCGCTGGTTTTCACCAGGCTCAACCTTGATCCAGGGGACATCCTGCATGGCAAAAGCCTGTGGATGCTCGTGCCACTCCGACTCTGACCGGACAGCAGCTGCGACTCCGCCGCACGCGACAACCTGATCTTCTATGCATTTACTCGACATCTCCGCAAGACGAATCCTCAGCTCCCCAAACCCATCAACCCGCAGCGCTTTACTGATGGCTTGTTGGTGATGCAGATAATTGCCGTGCAGTCTCACCCAGCCGTCCTCGGTCTGAAAGAAACCGGACATCGGCGACCAAACCCGTGGTCCTTTGCCGTCAACCTGAAGATTCTCAAAAGCCCGAAATGCTCCGAAAACCAAGCTCTCATCAGTCGTGACCCTTGGCGCGTCAGAGCGAGACGGACAGCTAGCATTGACCTCTTCAGCAAGGCTGCGGACCGCATCAACGGCAAAGTCCTCCACCCGCAGACAGCCGTTCCACCACAGTCTTTCGTGTAAAGCGCTCATTATCTAATGGTAAATGTTTAGTAACGTTTGATTCGGTTCTGTCCATGGGGTCATCACATCGGGTATCTGAAGTATGTCGTAGGTCGTTCGCATGGTTATGACTGCATCTGACACTCTCGAGTTGAGGATGGCTGCGTATGGTAGAGAACCAGATGACTTCACCCTCTTCCTATTCTGAGCGTCACCGGTAACAGACTTGTGCTTCACTGCGCCGAATCGCGACGAACCCGCATTTCCTCGAGACGTTTTGTGAAGCGATGTTGTCAATCCCCGTGTCAGCCACAGCAAAAGACCAACGAGGGCACCCGTACGCACCAACAGGCGGTTACAACGATGCGGTCCGGATAGAGTGAAACCGCAGAACCGTGGGGAAAACTAGACTCGTCGAGAGACAGAACCAAACGACACCCCTTTGCACCCAAAGGGTCTGCCAGTGGTGGAGCTACGGGGATTCGAACCCCGGACCTCTTCATTGCGAACGAAGCGCGCTACCAACTGCGCCATAGCCCCTTACTGCGCTAAGAAGCTTAGCACCGAAGACCACACACAGTGAACCTAGAACCAGTGATATTTGGTTCACTGGATAACCGAGCTCGTGTATGCGCCAGTCAGCGAATCCGAGTTTGAATCTGCGACGCACCCACCTTATTCGGCTCCACCGTTGATCGCCACGCAGATGCCTCGCCCGATTCAGTTGATGTGTCGCGAACGCCTTACTCGGCTCAGTTGCTTTGTTCCCCTCAGCTACTGAGCGCGGCGCTGGTCTAGTACAGCGTCCAGGTCGAACTTGAACGTCGGGTTCGAAGCCGTCGACGTGTCCACGACTTCCTCAGCCATCGGCACAGTAGCCCTTGTGGGTCGTCCCGGAACCACTATCGAAGACAACGGCTGCACGCTCACAATGTCCGTGTCCGGGTGAACTACGCGGCGAACGATCTTTCCCTTGCGTGAATAGCTCGGGGCTGGAAGCGGAACGAAGTCCCACTCTCCCCCGCTTACTCGGCGCGCGGAAGACGAATGCTGTTCCTCGTGCTGTTCAGCGGTCTCCACAGCGTCCCTCATCACCGATGGTGTCGAAACGGACTGCGGAATGTTTGTAGAACCTGACGCCGGGTTCTCCTCCACTGACTCGCTGGTCCGCGACACCCGCTCGGGTGCGGCCGCAACCCTGGGCGCACTTGTTGCGGGGCGGGATCCAAGATCGGAGCGACGCATCGCCGTGCGCAATTCAGCGATCCGATTGTTGTCCGCGTCGATCTGCTTCTTGGTTCGCTCCCCTGCAACGGCGGATGCAGCCAGCGTCGCCAGGAGGAAACCGGCCGGAACAAGCATCCACAGCCAGCCAATCAAGCCGGCCGCAGCCAGTGCGGCAAAGACGATCGCAACAACCACACCAGCGCCTGCGGTCACCAGTCGACGCTTTGCTGCGACCTTCTCTCTGGACAGGTGGGCCGCGCGGCGCGCTCGCAGAGCAGAGTACTCCTGTGCCGCGCGCACATCCATAGAAGATGCGGCCGAGCGGGTACGGGTCGAGTTAGCCGACTTTCCCACGTTCTCTTCGCTCATTGCATTTCCTCCCCGAGCCATCGACGAACTCACACCCCGCAGAATCGGCCTCGACGAGGGGCCGAAGTCTGACTCAGCCCGCTCCGGCGAGGTCTCCAACAATGTCAGATTCTCTGAGAAGCGATCATCCTTGCGTGAAGTTGCGAGCGCATATCTGCGCTTCGACCAGATCGGCACCGCGTAGCCGACAAACAGTGTTGCGATCAACGCGAGTATCAGACCGGTAAGCTCCACAACCCAAACCTATGGGTGTTGCCCCGCCAGTTGGGCATGCCACTCCGCGTGTTTTCAAACTATCGGCGTGG
The sequence above is a segment of the Actinomycetaceae bacterium MB13-C1-2 genome. Coding sequences within it:
- a CDS encoding VOC family protein, whose protein sequence is MATVTVKSIILESVRVAPMVDFWSSLLDAPSGIDPVSGWGQVVANPICISIKPVATEVLPGLEKGSRVHFDMLVEDLPTETKRALSLGATIKRGPFGDEATGQFTVLADVDGNAFCFYTDPVQQHSSIIEAIRNGTIGTADF
- a CDS encoding CoA transferase, with protein sequence MSALHERLWWNGCLRVEDFAVDAVRSLAEEVNASCPSRSDAPRVTTDESLVFGAFRAFENLQVDGKGPRVWSPMSGFFQTEDGWVRLHGNYLHHQQAISKALRVDGFGELRIRLAEMSSKCIEDQVVACGGVAAAVRSESEWHEHPQAFAMQDVPWIKVEPGENQRRPLGAGYLEGIKVLDLSRVIAGPTCTQVLGCLGATVLRVDAPGRPEILEQYLSNGMGKRSALADFNRERIVIDELVRQADVVVVGYRPGSLIKFGLDPQSLLSKNPGLVVASLSAWGERGPWAERRGFDSIVQAACGIADFYRDAEGNPGALPAQALDHATGYRMAASIVRLLRGGSTGIIRASLLGAAHTLLTMRREDHRAVQTPAVQYWRTTSHGKALNAVPVPLRVDGEALVAPIGDYGKSALSFTEEKGGWVG